The Rhizophagus irregularis chromosome 27, complete sequence DNA window tcaattttaattatataattacaattagAAAAGTTATAATCACACCACTTAATTCTagtcaaaaattataattttggctaaaattaaaaaacatattataaatttttttcaaaaattttaatttaaataataaatatataaaacaaatttgaGTAAATACTAATCacactaaaattttgaaaacttgactaataaaatcttttttaaaacaaaaaattatattttacttataaaatcaaactttcctgttttcaaaaattatctaaacaACAGCTTTTATAATCTAAGGAAAATTTgcattattttacttataaatttatgatatttatatggTGGCTATCACCTATAAATCAcactaatattatataatttcaaatttttataaattttaaattgaatagtaaaaagaaaaaactaaaccAATAAAATGATAGAGCAACATGTATTGAACATTTCTATCaggttattttattaatattataggtTAAAGTTGgatgattttaataagtagcaataataaaaacataaaatttcaaacTAGTTTTCATGTAATTTGTatggattttacaaaaattttatagaaatcCACAAAAATTCTATGTAATatgccaaaaaaaattttgccacTTATGcagcaattaatattttaacaaagtactttaaaaataagttgcacaatataaataaataaaatttcaaattttggaCTATTGTTATTTATAGGTGACAGCTACcacattataattaaatggaataatatttcagtcaaaaattttgaaaattcaaaaaatattttatatgtgaTAATAatcaccactggtgatatttagcaattacctcaaaaaaatgtttttttttaaattaaaaaggtttttttactattttttacctaaagtaaaaaatctaaactatataactttttataaaaaaagacatatatttaaaaaaatactactatatatattatttaattaatttttatattatattccaaagtattatattaaaaagtataataattataataattatagtaataatttaattttaaaaaatttcatttatatatgaatagatatcaatatttttcttttaaatttaaaatttcaaatttaataataaaatactaattaaaagtaaataaaagcAAAATAAGTCTAATTATCTTAACTAtctaattgttattataaaaactaatttttaggAAATCATAATATcaagattatattttacttttaatttttatagaatttaacttataattataataatatttataagtttttcaaatatatatatcattttttttccaatataaaGTATGAATTACAAACTTTAATTTAAGTTAATTagtaacataataataaattaatatactatataataatataagtcTAGTAAGCATAATTTGGCCAGCACTATAATTGACCATATATGTCATGTGTTTTAtgtgttttataattttatttcatgattttggctaaattcattttcttggcctaaattatattaccaCTACCAAAATCAGGTGATTTTTGGCAGACATCCGTCAGAGGAGAGAATTTTAATGTGAATTTTATCCAACAAATCCCCGAAATTTCATGGTCAATTTTGCCACTGGTGATTGTCTCTCATTTGAGTATGAAGAAAAGTTAGACCGATCAAAAACTTCTtatggtaataaaattaaaaattttgatataaattcaCACAGTATTCACACACATCACTCGGATCGATCCGAACTTATCCGGATCATCAAAAGAATCGAATGATATCTCAATCAATTTCCGATCagaaagtatttatattaagtAATGCATAAATGTTTCATTTATGCATATTCTTGAAACGAGAAAACAAAAGTTTATAACGAAATCCTTATTAATCTTTGTAGGGAAAGATTTCATTGTATATAACTTTcaaggtaaaaataaataaaataacaaaataacccaattttttattaaaaaaaaaaaaaatttttttagtttatgaAAATTTCTAGATATTGTTCGATTAGTGGCTTTTATGTCTAAGCCAAACGGAACGAACCTTTAATAGTATACCAACCCAAATTAAGCAAAGGGGACTTTTTAAAGCGTTTTATTCAAAGTGATCGAATTTGGTAATTACGTAATCAAGTGTTGatctatatttaaaatagtattGCATCACTATAAACTAaaaacaattgaaaaaaaagtataaatatatcttaCAACCGAgctaaaaatctttttatcttttccaaaaatccaatttttatgaaatttaataatatgagatataataaaattttcacgaTATTTCCtatatgtttaatttattttttggtaattgCAAGTCCAATATCTTTACCTGAATTTGAccttgaaaatattgaaaaagctGCAACATCAGCTCCAACAACCTCGGCACCTTCCTCCTCATCCTCATCATCACCATCAGCAGCAATAGCAGTATTCACGAATCCATCAAATAGTTCAACGGCGGTAACAGGTCAAATAAAGTTTACTAAAACTTCACAGAATAAAACAAATGTTAGTGGTAAATTAGATTCAGGGATATTTGATAAAGTAGCTGcaaattatcaatttaaaattgttgatagatcaaaaatattaatatatgacTTAACAACCGATGGTTTAAATAAATGGAGTGTTAACTCAACTGGTACTACTCCTTTTCAAcatgattttgataaattacttattagtaaaattgttgaccaattttttgaaataagtCATCATAAAAAAGGTATCGTTAGTATGACGATAGTAAAATCTATTTAAAGAAAGCAGAGGTTATGGTAACAAAGGGTATATTAACagtttaatgtatttaatgtatttaatgtttttttttgtatttaatatttatttcttcgaTAACTCGATAATTggatattgtaaataaattattttaataaaaaacgtgtattttttttccgaGACTCCAAATTAGGAAAtttgatttcaattttttttgacaatcatttttacttatttagaATTCTATGACAACTCTATTAGGTGCCATGGCTGACCTACAGTCCCCTAAATTTAACGCCAAAGCCTGTGACAAGTATATTAATACAGTATTAATAtgtatatcatataaattaaaaatagtaaatgataaa harbors:
- a CDS encoding uncharacterized protein (SECRETED:cutsite_VIA-SP; SECRETED:prob_0.4370); SECRETED:SignalP(1-21) yields the protein MRYNKIFTIFPICLIYFLVIASPISLPEFDLENIEKAATSAPTTSAPSSSSSSSPSAAIAVFTNPSNSSTAVTGQIKFTKTSQNKTNVSGKLDSGIFDKVAANYQFKIVDRSKILIYDLTTDGLNKWSVNSTGTTPFQHDFDKLLISKIVDQFFEISHHKKGIVSMTIVKSI